The following coding sequences are from one Streptomyces angustmyceticus window:
- a CDS encoding ABC transporter ATP-binding protein yields the protein MIKFDAVSKRYPNGTTAVDELSLDLPEGGVTVLVGSSGCGKTTTLRMVNRMVEPTSGRISVGGRDILEADAAELRRGIGYVIQQSGLFPHRTILDNIATVPLLLGWGKRKARARAAELLELVGLPADAGKRYPHQLSGGQQQRVGVARALAADPPVLLMDEPFGAVDPVVRTQLQNELLRLQEELRKTVVFVTHDIDEAVRLGDRIAVFRTGGRLVQCAEPAELLARPADDFVAGFLGAERGLKLLSLTTLADVPYAPGRAIRADEPVGGIPRNGGRWRLVTSPRGEPLGWLDTDALPAGGTAGEAPLEDVRPLRDSDSLLSALNEAVSSPAAAVARVTEDGVLTGLTSRDAIHDRAGRSHAEAGRAEAGRAAATANAAPTAPVAKTASETAPEDTAPGAASPSAATERPA from the coding sequence ATGATCAAGTTCGACGCAGTCAGCAAGCGATACCCGAATGGCACCACCGCCGTGGACGAGCTGTCCCTGGACCTCCCCGAGGGCGGTGTCACCGTCCTCGTCGGCTCGTCGGGCTGCGGCAAGACCACCACCCTGCGGATGGTCAACCGCATGGTCGAGCCGACCTCCGGCAGGATCAGCGTCGGCGGCCGCGACATCCTGGAGGCGGACGCCGCCGAGCTGCGTCGCGGCATCGGTTACGTCATCCAGCAGTCCGGTCTCTTCCCTCACCGTACGATCCTGGACAACATCGCGACGGTCCCCCTGCTGCTGGGCTGGGGCAAGCGCAAGGCCCGCGCCCGCGCCGCCGAACTGCTGGAGCTGGTCGGACTGCCCGCCGACGCCGGCAAGCGCTATCCGCACCAGCTCTCCGGCGGCCAGCAGCAGCGCGTCGGCGTCGCCCGCGCGCTCGCCGCCGACCCGCCCGTGCTGCTGATGGACGAGCCGTTCGGCGCCGTCGACCCGGTCGTCCGCACCCAGCTGCAGAACGAGCTGCTGCGGCTCCAGGAGGAGCTGCGCAAGACCGTCGTCTTCGTGACCCACGACATCGACGAGGCCGTCCGGCTGGGCGACCGGATCGCGGTCTTCCGCACCGGCGGCCGGCTCGTCCAGTGCGCCGAGCCCGCCGAGCTGCTGGCCCGCCCCGCCGACGACTTCGTCGCCGGCTTCCTGGGCGCCGAACGCGGCCTGAAGCTGCTCTCGCTCACCACCCTCGCGGACGTCCCGTACGCCCCCGGCCGGGCGATACGCGCGGACGAGCCGGTCGGCGGGATACCCCGCAACGGTGGCCGCTGGCGCCTGGTGACCTCCCCGCGCGGGGAGCCGCTGGGGTGGCTGGACACCGACGCGCTGCCGGCCGGCGGGACGGCCGGCGAGGCCCCGCTGGAGGACGTACGGCCGCTGCGCGACAGCGATTCGCTGCTCTCCGCGCTCAACGAGGCGGTCTCCTCCCCCGCCGCCGCGGTCGCCCGGGTCACCGAGGACGGCGTCCTGACCGGCCTCACCTCCCGCGACGCCATCCACGACCGGGCGGGCCGCAGCCACGCGGAGGCGGGCCGGGCAGAGGCGGGCCGGGCCGCGGCCACCGCGAACGCCGCCCCCACGGCACCCGTCGCGAAAACCGCGTCCGAGACCGCCCCCGAGGACACCGCCCCCGGCGCGGCCTCCCCCTCCGCCGCCACGGAGCGCCCCGCATGA
- a CDS encoding ABC transporter permease, producing MLELLKNLLTWLTSPAQWSGPEGIAARVLEHLEYSLLATLAAAVIALPVGLLIGHTGRGAFLAVNLSSFGRALPTVGLVTLVFLAGGLSVWPVYVSLVALAVPVIITNTYAGMAAVDPEVKDAAKGVGLRGHQVLWQVELPLALPLIMTGVRLATVQVVATATIAAYVSFGGLGRYVFDGLAQRDLVQVLGGAALVAVLAVVADLALGGLTRLLFRGRPATAR from the coding sequence ATGCTCGAACTGCTGAAGAACCTCCTCACCTGGCTGACCAGTCCGGCCCAGTGGTCGGGCCCCGAGGGCATCGCCGCCCGCGTCCTGGAGCACCTGGAGTACTCGCTGCTCGCCACCCTCGCCGCGGCCGTGATCGCGCTGCCCGTCGGCCTGCTCATCGGGCACACCGGCCGCGGCGCCTTCCTCGCCGTCAACCTCTCCTCCTTCGGCCGGGCGCTGCCCACCGTCGGCCTGGTCACCCTGGTGTTCCTCGCGGGCGGGCTGAGCGTGTGGCCGGTGTACGTCTCGCTGGTCGCGCTCGCCGTGCCGGTGATCATCACCAATACGTACGCGGGGATGGCCGCCGTCGACCCCGAGGTCAAGGACGCCGCAAAGGGCGTGGGGCTGCGCGGCCACCAGGTCCTGTGGCAGGTGGAACTCCCGCTCGCCCTCCCGCTGATCATGACCGGTGTGCGGCTGGCGACCGTGCAGGTCGTCGCCACCGCCACCATCGCCGCCTACGTCAGCTTCGGCGGGCTGGGCCGCTATGTCTTCGACGGGCTGGCGCAGCGCGACCTGGTGCAGGTGCTCGGCGGTGCGGCCCTGGTCGCCGTGCTCGCCGTGGTCGCCGACCTGGCCCTGGGCGGCCTGACGCGGCTGCTGTTCCGCGGCCGCCCGGCCACCGCCCGCTGA
- a CDS encoding type III PLP-dependent enzyme domain-containing protein yields the protein MNFTERDRAVEAAVARGLVGPGEPVAGLLDIAGIRRSAAELRAAFAEFTAPGTPVLHAFAVKAASLVPVLRLLAQEGLGCEVASPGELALARAAGVPVGRTVLDSPAKTLAELREALALGIAVNADNAEELARIDALMASAPSRAPIGLRVNPQIGGGSIGAMSTATDTSKFGVGLRDEGARDWVVQAVLARPWLTRLHAHVGSQGMPLELMAAGVRELFDLAEEINEQAGRQQIDTLDIGGGLPVNFSSDATTPTYREYAALLHRTVPGLLSGRYGIVTEFGRSLLAKHGTVLARVEYAKSAGGRPIAVTHAGAQIATRTVFVPDAWPIRVAAYDAPGRPKTGPPVAQDVAGPCCFAGDLVAENRPLPRLEADDHAALLDTGAYYFSTHFAYNSLPRPGIYGYAADPDGTVRFATVRTPQTLEELTAESGGAHTRSLDELGQR from the coding sequence ATGAACTTCACGGAGCGAGACCGTGCCGTAGAGGCAGCCGTCGCGCGCGGGCTGGTGGGCCCCGGGGAGCCCGTTGCCGGGCTGCTCGACATCGCCGGGATCCGAAGGTCGGCGGCCGAACTCCGCGCCGCCTTCGCGGAGTTCACCGCACCGGGCACCCCTGTGCTGCACGCCTTCGCGGTGAAGGCCGCCTCGCTCGTCCCCGTCCTGCGGCTGCTCGCACAGGAGGGGCTCGGGTGCGAGGTGGCGAGCCCCGGCGAGCTGGCCCTGGCCCGTGCCGCCGGCGTGCCGGTCGGGCGGACCGTCCTGGATTCGCCGGCCAAGACCCTCGCCGAACTGCGTGAGGCGCTGGCCCTCGGTATCGCCGTCAACGCCGACAACGCCGAGGAACTCGCACGTATCGACGCGCTGATGGCCTCCGCGCCGAGCCGCGCGCCCATCGGCCTGCGGGTCAACCCCCAGATCGGCGGCGGCAGCATCGGGGCGATGAGCACGGCCACGGACACCTCGAAGTTCGGCGTCGGGCTGCGTGACGAGGGCGCCCGCGACTGGGTCGTACAGGCCGTCCTCGCGCGCCCCTGGCTGACCCGGCTGCACGCCCACGTCGGCTCCCAGGGCATGCCCCTGGAGCTGATGGCGGCGGGCGTACGGGAGCTGTTCGACCTCGCCGAGGAGATCAACGAGCAGGCCGGCCGCCAGCAGATCGACACCCTCGACATCGGCGGCGGCCTGCCGGTCAACTTCTCCTCGGACGCCACCACTCCGACCTACCGCGAGTACGCCGCGCTGCTGCACCGGACCGTCCCCGGTCTGCTGTCGGGGCGCTACGGGATCGTCACCGAGTTCGGGCGCTCACTGCTGGCCAAGCACGGCACGGTCCTCGCCCGGGTCGAGTACGCCAAGTCGGCCGGCGGCCGGCCGATCGCCGTCACTCACGCCGGCGCCCAGATCGCCACCCGTACGGTCTTCGTCCCCGACGCCTGGCCGATCCGGGTCGCGGCCTACGACGCTCCGGGACGCCCCAAGACGGGCCCGCCGGTCGCCCAGGACGTCGCGGGACCGTGCTGTTTCGCGGGCGACCTGGTCGCGGAGAACCGTCCGCTTCCGCGCCTGGAGGCCGACGACCATGCCGCCCTGCTGGACACCGGCGCCTACTACTTCTCCACCCACTTCGCCTACAACTCCCTTCCCCGTCCCGGGATCTACGGCTACGCGGCGGACCCGGACGGCACCGTCCGCTTCGCGACCGTCCGCACCCCGCAGACCCTGGAGGAACTCACCGCGGAGAGCGGCGGCGCGCACACACGGTCGCTGGACGAGCTCGGGCAGCGGTAG
- a CDS encoding LacI family DNA-binding transcriptional regulator, whose amino-acid sequence MARPNKRTTLREVAEATGLSTAAVSYALRGKHVSKETEERVRKAAAELGYEADPIARALASGRTSTVGVLAGDLQDLWQQQLMAAIGRELLAGNRYALILDAGGDPGRELSLAKQLRDQRVDGLLVSPVDPSAEGWSKIADAVPVVSIGDALSRARTAGEVLFDNRAGIDAVLDYLRGLGHRRVTVLTPTGPSTPDRPADVYVREAADRLGIEAVVLPCPQELGEATAMARRVLTNSPDGRRPAGPAPATAVFCFSDSIAYGVYAAAAEASLTVGRDLSVVGFDDHPVSRVLTPPLTTVDWGLTDIAKEAARLAVAAIEGRRVRRKRILCAPRLSERGSAAAPRG is encoded by the coding sequence ATGGCCAGGCCCAACAAGCGCACCACCCTCCGCGAGGTGGCCGAGGCCACCGGCCTCTCCACCGCGGCCGTCTCCTACGCGCTGCGCGGCAAGCACGTCTCGAAGGAAACCGAGGAGCGGGTGCGCAAGGCCGCCGCCGAACTCGGCTACGAGGCCGACCCCATCGCCCGCGCCCTCGCCAGCGGCCGTACCAGCACGGTCGGGGTGCTCGCCGGCGATCTGCAGGACCTGTGGCAGCAGCAGCTGATGGCGGCGATAGGGCGGGAGCTGCTGGCCGGCAACCGCTACGCGCTGATCCTCGACGCGGGCGGCGACCCCGGACGCGAGCTGTCCCTCGCCAAGCAACTGCGCGACCAGCGGGTGGACGGCCTGCTGGTGTCGCCCGTCGACCCGTCCGCCGAGGGCTGGTCGAAGATCGCCGACGCCGTGCCGGTGGTGTCCATCGGCGACGCCCTGAGCCGGGCCCGTACGGCGGGCGAGGTGCTCTTCGACAACCGGGCCGGCATCGACGCCGTCCTCGACTACCTCCGCGGCCTGGGCCACCGCCGGGTCACCGTGCTGACCCCCACCGGCCCCTCCACCCCCGACCGCCCCGCCGACGTCTATGTGCGCGAGGCCGCCGACCGGCTCGGCATCGAGGCCGTGGTCCTGCCCTGCCCGCAGGAGCTGGGCGAGGCGACGGCGATGGCCCGCCGGGTCCTGACCAACAGCCCCGACGGCCGCCGGCCCGCCGGTCCCGCCCCGGCCACCGCCGTCTTCTGCTTCTCCGACTCCATCGCGTACGGCGTCTACGCGGCCGCCGCCGAGGCCTCCCTCACCGTCGGCCGCGACCTCTCCGTCGTCGGCTTCGACGACCACCCCGTCTCCCGGGTCCTCACCCCGCCGCTCACCACCGTCGACTGGGGCCTGACCGACATCGCCAAGGAGGCCGCCCGCCTGGCCGTCGCCGCCATCGAGGGCCGCCGCGTCCGCCGCAAACGCATCCTGTGCGCCCCCCGCCTCTCGGAACGCGGCTCGGCGGCGGCACCGCGGGGGTAG
- a CDS encoding ABC transporter permease, whose product MAGGKAGSRPRARLRHWRAGFLRGGIELRHLVRNPKEMSGHLINVVVALLLAGYISDKVPGTHVPMAHLALAGFAAYLLFQIGLVNLPQILVTEREEGALLRLRATPGGIPAYLIAKSLLVVVMAFGTLALLLGAAALLVDGPLPHGPGGWLTLLWVSALGLLAVVPLGAAIGAVLPNPREALALIMLPTMALLVTSGAMFPLGSLPVLVQKIASVFPLKWMAQGLRSALLPDAARAAEPAGSWELPTVALILTAWAVLGFLLAVPLLRRAARRESGSRLSERHRKAGWSGGRTA is encoded by the coding sequence GTGGCCGGGGGGAAGGCCGGGTCGCGGCCGCGGGCCCGGCTTCGGCACTGGCGCGCCGGGTTCCTCCGCGGCGGGATCGAGCTCCGCCACCTGGTCCGCAACCCCAAGGAGATGAGCGGCCATCTGATCAACGTCGTCGTGGCGCTGCTGCTCGCCGGATACATCAGCGACAAGGTGCCCGGCACCCATGTCCCGATGGCCCATCTGGCGCTCGCGGGCTTTGCCGCCTACCTGCTGTTCCAGATCGGGCTGGTCAATCTCCCGCAGATCCTGGTGACCGAGCGCGAGGAGGGCGCTCTGCTGCGGCTGCGGGCGACTCCCGGCGGCATACCCGCCTATCTCATCGCCAAGTCGCTGCTGGTGGTCGTCATGGCGTTCGGGACCCTGGCCCTCCTGCTGGGGGCCGCCGCCCTGCTGGTGGACGGGCCGCTGCCGCACGGGCCCGGCGGGTGGCTGACGCTGCTGTGGGTCAGCGCGCTGGGGCTGCTCGCCGTCGTACCGCTGGGGGCGGCCATCGGCGCGGTGCTGCCGAACCCCCGGGAGGCGCTCGCGTTGATCATGCTGCCGACGATGGCGCTGCTGGTCACCTCGGGAGCGATGTTCCCGCTCGGCTCGCTGCCCGTGCTGGTGCAGAAGATCGCTTCCGTCTTCCCGCTGAAGTGGATGGCCCAGGGACTGCGCTCGGCCCTCCTGCCGGACGCCGCGCGGGCCGCGGAACCGGCCGGCTCCTGGGAGCTGCCGACCGTGGCGCTGATACTCACCGCCTGGGCGGTCCTCGGCTTCCTGCTCGCCGTACCGCTGCTGCGCCGCGCGGCCCGCCGCGAATCCGGCTCCCGCCTCTCCGAACGCCATCGCAAGGCGGGGTGGAGCGGCGGCCGGACGGCCTGA
- a CDS encoding MurR/RpiR family transcriptional regulator, translating into MSGDGDNGAGAAGTAGDEPRNTGGAAGEGTNAAGGPGNGGSGNGARGKGAGSDGARGDDVRGGGASGEAAAGDAAGGADTGTAARLQKLFEGHRLTPTQRRIAHCMVRRAADAPFLSSVELAELAGVSQPSVTRFAVALGFDGYPALRRHLREVAPTDRSGDTGSANEYQQAVQAEIDNLRQLAAAFADPSPVIEAGRLLAASRPLPVLGLRAATAQAAGFSYFARKVHPDVRLLDEGGTMLTDRIDAAVRAGADALLCFALPRHPREVVDALDYARTAGLTVVTVADSAFAPVAHHTDLLLPAPVGTGLAFDTACAPMLLGRVLLEAMCDALPDAQARLEEFDAGAAARGLFVE; encoded by the coding sequence ATGAGCGGGGACGGGGACAACGGCGCCGGTGCCGCCGGCACGGCCGGCGACGAGCCGAGGAACACCGGCGGCGCGGCCGGCGAGGGCACGAACGCCGCGGGCGGGCCCGGGAACGGCGGGTCCGGGAACGGTGCGCGCGGCAAGGGCGCGGGGAGCGACGGCGCGCGGGGCGACGACGTGCGCGGCGGCGGGGCGAGCGGCGAGGCGGCGGCGGGTGATGCCGCCGGCGGCGCGGACACCGGTACCGCCGCCCGCCTCCAGAAGCTCTTCGAGGGCCACCGGCTGACCCCGACCCAGCGCCGGATCGCCCACTGCATGGTGCGCCGGGCCGCCGACGCGCCCTTCCTCTCCAGCGTCGAACTGGCCGAACTGGCCGGCGTCAGCCAGCCGTCCGTCACCCGCTTCGCCGTCGCCCTCGGCTTCGACGGCTACCCGGCGCTGCGCCGGCACCTGCGCGAGGTCGCCCCCACGGACAGGTCCGGCGACACCGGCTCCGCGAACGAGTACCAGCAGGCCGTCCAGGCCGAGATCGACAACCTCCGCCAGCTCGCCGCCGCCTTCGCCGACCCCTCGCCGGTCATCGAGGCCGGCCGCCTCCTCGCCGCCTCCCGGCCGCTGCCCGTCCTCGGGCTGCGCGCCGCCACCGCCCAGGCCGCCGGCTTCAGCTACTTCGCCCGCAAGGTCCACCCCGACGTCCGTCTCCTGGACGAGGGCGGCACCATGCTCACCGACCGCATCGACGCCGCCGTACGGGCCGGCGCGGACGCACTGCTCTGCTTCGCCCTGCCTCGCCACCCCCGCGAGGTGGTCGACGCCCTCGACTACGCCCGTACGGCCGGCCTGACCGTCGTCACCGTCGCCGACAGCGCCTTCGCCCCCGTCGCCCACCACACCGACCTGCTCCTCCCGGCCCCCGTCGGCACCGGCCTGGCCTTCGACACGGCCTGCGCCCCCATGCTCCTGGGCCGCGTCCTGCTGGAGGCGATGTGCGACGCCCTCCCGGACGCCCAGGCCCGCCTGGAGGAATTCGACGCGGGGGCGGCGGCCCGGGGGCTGTTCGTGGAGTGA
- a CDS encoding sigma-70 family RNA polymerase sigma factor: MKRSSTSGTTADGGAVPADGGAGGAPREPVDLLEAYRTELTGYCYRMLGSAFEAEDAVQETMVRAWRSYDRFEGRSSLRSWLYRIATHVCLDLLKGSQRRARPMDLASPSSVDTPIGTGLPETTWIGPVPDQRVLASAGDPAETAVARETVRLAFVSALQRLAPRQRAVLILREVLSWSAREVAELLDSSVASVNSALQRARATLAASGDTAADTAPQPLDDAQQALLRRYVDAFERFDMDALTALLHEDCTLSMPPYALWLRGREDLVKWLLGPGCGCEGSRLVPVAANGRAAFGQYRADGTPWAIQVIETADGRIGALQCFLDTERLFPLFGLPARYGGPPPA; the protein is encoded by the coding sequence ATGAAACGGTCCTCGACGAGCGGAACCACGGCGGACGGCGGGGCGGTGCCCGCCGACGGCGGCGCGGGGGGCGCGCCGCGGGAGCCGGTGGACCTGCTGGAGGCGTACCGCACCGAACTGACCGGCTACTGCTACCGGATGCTGGGCTCCGCGTTCGAGGCCGAGGACGCCGTGCAGGAGACGATGGTCCGGGCGTGGCGGAGCTACGACCGGTTCGAGGGGCGGTCCTCCCTGCGGTCCTGGCTGTACCGGATCGCCACCCATGTGTGCCTGGACCTGCTCAAGGGCAGTCAGCGCCGGGCCCGGCCGATGGACCTCGCCTCCCCGTCGAGCGTGGACACCCCGATCGGCACGGGGCTGCCCGAGACGACCTGGATCGGGCCCGTACCCGACCAGCGGGTGCTGGCGTCGGCGGGGGACCCGGCGGAGACCGCCGTCGCCCGGGAGACGGTGCGGCTGGCGTTCGTCTCCGCGCTGCAGCGGCTGGCGCCCCGGCAGCGGGCGGTGCTGATCCTGCGGGAGGTGCTCAGCTGGTCGGCGCGGGAGGTCGCGGAGCTGCTGGACAGCTCGGTGGCCTCGGTCAACAGCGCGCTGCAACGGGCCCGCGCGACCCTCGCCGCCTCCGGTGACACCGCCGCCGACACCGCGCCGCAGCCGCTGGACGACGCCCAGCAGGCGCTGCTGCGGCGCTATGTCGACGCCTTCGAACGGTTCGACATGGACGCGCTGACGGCCCTGCTGCACGAGGACTGCACGCTGTCCATGCCGCCGTACGCGCTGTGGCTGCGCGGCCGCGAGGACCTCGTGAAGTGGCTGCTGGGGCCGGGCTGCGGCTGCGAAGGGTCGCGTCTGGTGCCGGTCGCGGCCAACGGCCGGGCGGCGTTCGGGCAGTACCGCGCGGACGGCACGCCCTGGGCGATCCAGGTCATCGAGACGGCGGACGGCCGGATCGGTGCGCTGCAGTGCTTCCTGGACACCGAGCGGCTGTTCCCGCTGTTCGGACTGCCGGCGCGGTACGGCGGCCCGCCGCCCGCGTGA
- a CDS encoding ABC transporter permease, with protein sequence MTLEWGWFPDHADEMARLTADHLATAVPAVVLGLLIALPLAVLAHRVRPLRGVILGASNILYTIPSLAFFVLLLPVTGLTRTTAIVGLTAYTLVVLVRNTVEGLDAVPAKVREASRAMGTRPLRTLLTVELPLALPVIMAGVRVATVMSISLVSVASYIGYGGLGQLFTDGFQRNFPTPVVAGVALTLLLALVADALLVTVQWLCTPWRRGTSRQRTFMRRKAA encoded by the coding sequence ATGACCCTCGAATGGGGCTGGTTCCCCGACCACGCCGACGAGATGGCCCGCCTGACCGCGGACCACCTCGCCACCGCCGTCCCCGCCGTCGTCCTCGGCCTGCTGATCGCCCTGCCCCTGGCGGTCCTCGCACACCGGGTACGGCCGCTGCGCGGCGTCATCCTCGGCGCGTCCAACATCCTCTACACCATCCCCTCCCTCGCCTTCTTCGTCCTCCTCCTGCCGGTCACCGGCCTCACCCGCACCACCGCGATCGTCGGCCTGACCGCGTACACCCTGGTGGTGCTGGTGCGGAACACCGTCGAGGGCCTGGACGCGGTGCCCGCCAAGGTCCGTGAGGCGTCCCGGGCCATGGGGACCCGGCCGCTGCGCACCCTGCTCACCGTCGAGCTGCCGCTCGCCCTCCCCGTGATCATGGCGGGCGTACGGGTCGCCACCGTCATGTCCATCTCCCTGGTCAGCGTGGCGAGTTACATCGGCTACGGCGGTCTCGGCCAGCTCTTCACCGACGGCTTCCAGCGCAACTTCCCCACCCCGGTCGTCGCCGGGGTGGCCCTGACCCTGCTGCTCGCCCTGGTCGCCGACGCGCTGCTGGTGACCGTCCAGTGGCTGTGCACGCCCTGGCGGCGCGGCACCTCCCGGCAGCGCACCTTCATGCGGCGGAAGGCGGCGTGA
- a CDS encoding aromatic amino acid ammonia-lyase: protein MVSHMLDSGPRTGRRVTLDGTGLHSADIAALAQRTAHPTAPDPKALARAEESWETARRLAATGRVYGRSTGVGANRTEDVGAADADHGLRLLRSHAGAIGDPLPAREVRAMLAVRANQLLAGGAGLNPAVITSLLAALDAGAHPVVNEHGAVGTGDLAALAQTGLALAGEHPWHCASGGRAPAPITLDNNDALALISSNALTLGQAALALDELRRLLAAALPVAALSLLAVGGSYEPFAEPVMLARPHPGSAAAATRLRALTGVPPRPAPPLGRIQDPYGFRCIPQIHGPALDAADTLDGVLTVEVNAAAENPLISIEDQAAYHHGNFYAAHVALALDAFRLAVLQTAQLSTARLAALSEPDFTRLRPFLGDPAPASSGVMILEYAAGAALGEMRAVSQPATLGHTVLSRGVEEQASFASLGARQTLRACTSYRQILACELVAAVRALRMRSLEPDPDAPLAAVYAVAADALDPRMEDRPLTDDVAVAAGLLDGVAGW, encoded by the coding sequence TTGGTTTCCCACATGCTGGACAGCGGCCCCCGCACGGGCCGGCGCGTCACGCTCGACGGCACCGGTCTGCACAGCGCCGACATCGCCGCCCTCGCCCAGCGCACCGCGCATCCCACGGCGCCCGACCCCAAGGCCCTCGCCCGCGCCGAGGAGTCCTGGGAGACCGCGCGCCGCCTGGCCGCCACCGGCCGGGTCTACGGACGCAGCACCGGCGTCGGCGCCAACCGCACGGAGGACGTCGGCGCCGCGGACGCCGACCACGGACTGCGGCTGCTGCGCAGCCACGCCGGCGCGATCGGCGACCCGCTGCCCGCCCGCGAGGTCCGCGCCATGCTCGCGGTGCGCGCCAACCAGCTGCTGGCGGGCGGCGCCGGCCTGAACCCCGCCGTCATCACCTCCCTGCTCGCCGCCCTGGACGCCGGCGCGCACCCCGTCGTCAACGAACACGGCGCCGTCGGCACCGGCGACCTGGCCGCGCTCGCCCAGACCGGACTCGCGCTGGCCGGCGAACACCCCTGGCACTGCGCGTCCGGCGGCCGGGCCCCCGCCCCCATCACCCTCGACAACAACGACGCCCTCGCCCTGATCAGCAGCAACGCCCTCACCCTCGGGCAGGCCGCGCTCGCCCTCGACGAACTGCGCCGCCTGCTGGCCGCGGCCCTCCCCGTCGCCGCCCTCTCCCTGCTCGCGGTCGGCGGCTCGTACGAGCCCTTCGCCGAGCCGGTCATGCTCGCCCGCCCGCACCCCGGCTCCGCGGCCGCCGCCACCCGGCTGCGCGCCCTGACCGGCGTGCCGCCCCGCCCGGCCCCGCCCCTCGGCCGCATCCAGGACCCGTACGGCTTCCGCTGCATCCCGCAGATACACGGCCCGGCGCTGGACGCCGCCGACACCCTGGACGGGGTGCTGACCGTCGAGGTGAACGCGGCCGCCGAGAACCCCCTGATCAGCATCGAGGACCAGGCCGCCTACCACCACGGCAACTTCTACGCCGCCCACGTCGCGCTCGCCCTGGACGCCTTCCGGCTCGCCGTGCTGCAGACCGCCCAGCTGTCCACCGCCCGGCTCGCCGCGCTCTCCGAGCCCGACTTCACCCGGCTGCGGCCCTTCCTGGGCGACCCGGCGCCCGCCAGCTCGGGCGTGATGATCCTCGAATACGCGGCCGGCGCGGCCCTCGGCGAGATGCGGGCGGTCTCCCAGCCGGCCACGCTCGGCCACACCGTGCTCTCCCGCGGCGTCGAGGAACAGGCCAGCTTCGCCTCCCTCGGCGCCCGCCAGACGCTGCGCGCCTGCACCTCCTACCGCCAGATCCTCGCCTGCGAACTGGTCGCCGCCGTACGGGCCCTGCGGATGCGCTCCCTGGAACCCGACCCGGACGCTCCGCTCGCCGCCGTCTACGCCGTCGCCGCCGACGCCCTCGACCCGCGGATGGAGGACCGCCCGCTGACCGACGACGTGGCGGTGGCGGCGGGGCTGCTGGACGGGGTGGCGGGGTGGTGA
- a CDS encoding ABC transporter substrate-binding protein: MNRRTALTTLLAGASAPLLAACSSGITSLKGDGAGGDSGSSSGGLVIGTANFTENQILGYLYAGVLTAAGVKATVKPNLGSREIVVPALRSGDIDLLPEYQGSLLLYLDKKATETEAGAMQNALAAVLPDGLEVLPYAAAEDRDSFAVTRATADRYGLKTLADLRKVNGKLVFGAAAEMKKRVVGLVGLKDAYGVEFKEFKALDSSGPLVKGALKKGDIDVGNVFTTDVDTAENGWVLLADPEHLIPAQHIVPLIAARKADSKVRKALARLGNTLTTAHLTELNRLVDKEKQDPDRVADAWLKKHVAG, encoded by the coding sequence ATGAACCGCCGTACCGCCCTGACCACCCTCCTCGCCGGCGCCTCGGCCCCGCTGCTGGCCGCCTGCTCCTCCGGCATCACCTCCCTCAAGGGGGACGGCGCCGGCGGCGACAGCGGGAGCAGCTCCGGCGGGCTGGTCATCGGCACCGCCAACTTCACCGAGAACCAGATCCTCGGCTACCTCTACGCGGGCGTGCTGACCGCCGCCGGGGTCAAGGCCACCGTCAAGCCCAACCTCGGCTCCCGCGAGATCGTGGTCCCCGCGCTGCGCTCCGGCGACATCGACCTGCTCCCCGAGTACCAGGGCAGCCTGCTGCTCTACCTCGACAAGAAGGCCACCGAGACCGAGGCGGGCGCGATGCAGAACGCGCTGGCCGCCGTGCTCCCCGACGGTCTCGAAGTCCTGCCGTACGCGGCCGCCGAGGACCGTGACAGCTTCGCGGTGACCCGCGCGACCGCCGACCGCTACGGCCTGAAGACGCTGGCCGACCTGCGCAAGGTCAACGGCAAGCTGGTGTTCGGCGCGGCCGCCGAGATGAAGAAGCGGGTCGTCGGGCTGGTCGGTCTCAAGGACGCCTACGGCGTGGAATTCAAGGAGTTCAAGGCGCTGGACTCCTCCGGGCCGCTGGTCAAGGGCGCGCTGAAGAAGGGCGACATCGACGTCGGCAACGTCTTCACCACCGACGTCGACACCGCGGAGAACGGCTGGGTCCTGCTGGCGGATCCCGAGCACCTGATCCCGGCGCAGCACATCGTCCCGCTGATCGCCGCCCGCAAGGCCGACTCCAAGGTCCGCAAGGCGCTGGCCCGCCTGGGCAACACCCTCACCACCGCCCACCTCACCGAGCTCAACCGCCTGGTCGACAAGGAGAAGCAGGACCCGGACCGGGTGGCCGACGCCTGGCTCAAGAAGCACGTGGCCGGCTGA